A window from Dysidea avara chromosome 2, odDysAvar1.4, whole genome shotgun sequence encodes these proteins:
- the LOC136245346 gene encoding zinc finger SWIM domain-containing protein 3-like produces the protein MKSTFSAFPEVLLVDATYKLKELRMPVYLMMVVDGNGQSEIVCAFGTILETEESVSKMIQVFKSHNPAWASSRVLISDKDCSERAVFAKEFPGICLQLCLFHVLRSFRREITCDKMGIRAGERDHALEILLKLAYSRSESDYNQHYEDFRLAGLTTVFTYYNDNWHPIREEWVKCFKNAAFTLGERTNNRLESINAKVKSVFARYLHA, from the exons ATGAAATCAACCTTTTCTGCTTTCCCAGAAGTTTTACTGGTGGATGCAACATATAAATTAAAAGAATTGAGAATGCCTGTGTACTTGATGATGGTGGTTGACGGAAAtggtcaaagtgaaattgtGTGTGCCTTTGGTACAATTTTAGAAACTGAAGAGTCAGTGAGCAAAATGATACAAGTTTTCAAGTCTCACAATCCAGCTTGGGCCTCCTCAAGAGTTTTAATCTCAGACAAAGATTGTAGTGAGAGAGCTGTTTTTGCAAAAGAATTTCCTGGTATTTGTTTACAGCTCTGTTTATTTCACGTGTTACGAAGTTTTAGACGAGAGATTACTTGTGACAAAATGGGAATCAGAGCTGGAGAAAGAGATCATGCATTGGAAATTTtgttaaaacttgcatattctAGGTCTGAGTCAGACTACAATCAGCACTATGAA GATTTTAGACTTGCTGGTCTTACCACAGTTTTTACTTACTACAATGATAATTGGCATCCCATTCGAGAGGAATGGGTAAAATGTTTTAAGAACGCAGCCTTCACCCTGGGTGAGAGGACAAACAACagattagagagtatcaatgcTAAAGTGAAGAGTGTTTTTGCAAGGTATCTGCATGCTTGA